Proteins encoded in a region of the Populus nigra chromosome 3, ddPopNigr1.1, whole genome shotgun sequence genome:
- the LOC133689400 gene encoding uncharacterized protein LOC133689400 isoform X2: protein MINTSTASGDTLIDIHSSGRHVTFPDENNQSNQLRASVPLLLQPSYARSKSLLIDELRNFRISLKWCALDHSTCIGKFVSCFIFVFLAIILPIVSSLSIRVPSSAPANDPISYNKLVQLPESVLALISFFTLFRFFKRYGLRQLLFLDDLQEDSLFIRRGYSRELDKAFRYLACILFPSFFVEVAHKIIFFSTVKIWLPCNVFPGNIPLNSIMFVLVLASWVYRTGVFLLVCVLFRLTCELQILRFEGLHKLFDGCESDAGVIFREHVRIKKQLSFTSHRYRFFIISCLVTITVSQFGSLLLVLGFNNIEKNVFNSGDLVICSAVQLCGFFLCLLGAARITHRAQRIVSMATRWHMIVASASASARIDQGKSHVPEADGTLASNAEDSESDSSDNFIAISSQDPCSFQTSGIFATQQWGDHAVWVCT, encoded by the exons ATGATCAACACCTCCACCGCTTCTGGTGACACCCTAATAGATATCCATTCCTCTGGTCGACATGTAACTTTTCCCGACGAAAACAATCAGTCCAACCAGCTGCGGGCTAGTGTACCCTTGTTACTTCAACCATCATATGCTAGATCAAAATCATTACTCATCGATGAGCTACGTAATTTTCGAATAAGCCTTAAATGGTGTGCCCTTGATCATTCCACTTGCATAGGAAAATTTGTGTCCTGCTTCATCTTCGTATTCCTTGCCATTATTCTCCCTATTGTAAGCTCCCTTTCCATTAGAGTCCCATCCTCGGCACCAGCTAATGACCCCATTTCTTACAACAAGCTGGTGCAGCTTCCTGAGTCTGTCTTGGCTTTAATATCTTTCTTTACTCTTTTCCGTTTCTTCAAAAGGTACGGTCTGCGCCAACTCTTGTTCCTGGATGACTTACAAGAGGACTCATTGTTCATTCGACGTGGATACTCCCGCGAGCTCGATAAGGCTTTTCGGTACCTAGCCTGCATACTGTTTCCATCTTTCTTTGTCGAAGTTGCACACAAAATCATATTCTTCTCCACAGTCAAAATATGGTTACCGTGTAATGTTTTTCCTGGAAATATTCCATTGAACTCCATCATGTTTGTGTTGGTGTTGGCATCATGGGTTTATAGGACAGGAGTGTTCTTGTTGGTTTGTGTCCTGTTTCGGTTGACTTGTGAGCTCCAGATACTTAGATTTGAAGGGCTTCACAAGTTGTTTGATGGTTGTGAATCGGATGCAGGTGTCATATTTAGGGAGCATGTCAGGATTAAGAAACAATTGTCCTTTACAAGCCACAGATATCGGTTCTTTATCATATCCTGTTTGGTTACAATTACAGTTAGTCAATTCGGATCATTGTTGCTGGTTTTGGGATTCAACAATATTGAGAAAAATGTCTTCAATTCCGGAGACCTTGTG ATTTGTTCAGCAGTTCAACTATGTGGATTCTTCTTATGTTTGCTAGGAGCTGCTAGAATCACACATAGAGCTCAACGTATTGTGTCAATGGCAACTAGATGGCATATGATTGTTGCATCAGCATCTGCATCTGCCAGGATAGACCAGGGGAAAAGCCACGTGCCAGAAGCTGATGGGACTCTAGCATCCAATGCCGAAGACAGCGAGTCTGATTCTTCAGATAATTTCATTGCAATTTCCTCACAGGATCCATGTTCTTTCCAAACCAG TGGCATATTTGCAACACAACAATGGGGGGATCACGCTGTTTGGGTTTGCACTTGA
- the LOC133689400 gene encoding uncharacterized protein LOC133689400 isoform X1, producing the protein MINTSTASGDTLIDIHSSGRHVTFPDENNQSNQLRASVPLLLQPSYARSKSLLIDELRNFRISLKWCALDHSTCIGKFVSCFIFVFLAIILPIVSSLSIRVPSSAPANDPISYNKLVQLPESVLALISFFTLFRFFKRYGLRQLLFLDDLQEDSLFIRRGYSRELDKAFRYLACILFPSFFVEVAHKIIFFSTVKIWLPCNVFPGNIPLNSIMFVLVLASWVYRTGVFLLVCVLFRLTCELQILRFEGLHKLFDGCESDAGVIFREHVRIKKQLSFTSHRYRFFIISCLVTITVSQFGSLLLVLGFNNIEKNVFNSGDLVICSAVQLCGFFLCLLGAARITHRAQRIVSMATRWHMIVASASASARIDQGKSHVPEADGTLASNAEDSESDSSDNFIAISSQDPCSFQTRQALVAYLQHNNGGITLFGFALDRGLLHTLFAFEFSLVLWILSKVVVLS; encoded by the exons ATGATCAACACCTCCACCGCTTCTGGTGACACCCTAATAGATATCCATTCCTCTGGTCGACATGTAACTTTTCCCGACGAAAACAATCAGTCCAACCAGCTGCGGGCTAGTGTACCCTTGTTACTTCAACCATCATATGCTAGATCAAAATCATTACTCATCGATGAGCTACGTAATTTTCGAATAAGCCTTAAATGGTGTGCCCTTGATCATTCCACTTGCATAGGAAAATTTGTGTCCTGCTTCATCTTCGTATTCCTTGCCATTATTCTCCCTATTGTAAGCTCCCTTTCCATTAGAGTCCCATCCTCGGCACCAGCTAATGACCCCATTTCTTACAACAAGCTGGTGCAGCTTCCTGAGTCTGTCTTGGCTTTAATATCTTTCTTTACTCTTTTCCGTTTCTTCAAAAGGTACGGTCTGCGCCAACTCTTGTTCCTGGATGACTTACAAGAGGACTCATTGTTCATTCGACGTGGATACTCCCGCGAGCTCGATAAGGCTTTTCGGTACCTAGCCTGCATACTGTTTCCATCTTTCTTTGTCGAAGTTGCACACAAAATCATATTCTTCTCCACAGTCAAAATATGGTTACCGTGTAATGTTTTTCCTGGAAATATTCCATTGAACTCCATCATGTTTGTGTTGGTGTTGGCATCATGGGTTTATAGGACAGGAGTGTTCTTGTTGGTTTGTGTCCTGTTTCGGTTGACTTGTGAGCTCCAGATACTTAGATTTGAAGGGCTTCACAAGTTGTTTGATGGTTGTGAATCGGATGCAGGTGTCATATTTAGGGAGCATGTCAGGATTAAGAAACAATTGTCCTTTACAAGCCACAGATATCGGTTCTTTATCATATCCTGTTTGGTTACAATTACAGTTAGTCAATTCGGATCATTGTTGCTGGTTTTGGGATTCAACAATATTGAGAAAAATGTCTTCAATTCCGGAGACCTTGTG ATTTGTTCAGCAGTTCAACTATGTGGATTCTTCTTATGTTTGCTAGGAGCTGCTAGAATCACACATAGAGCTCAACGTATTGTGTCAATGGCAACTAGATGGCATATGATTGTTGCATCAGCATCTGCATCTGCCAGGATAGACCAGGGGAAAAGCCACGTGCCAGAAGCTGATGGGACTCTAGCATCCAATGCCGAAGACAGCGAGTCTGATTCTTCAGATAATTTCATTGCAATTTCCTCACAGGATCCATGTTCTTTCCAAACCAGGCAAGCTTTAG TGGCATATTTGCAACACAACAATGGGGGGATCACGCTGTTTGGGTTTGCACTTGATCGAGGATTGCTTCATACTCTCTTCGCTTTTGAGTTCTCTTTGGTGCTATGGATTCTGAGTAAAGTGGTGGTTTTATCTTAA